In Roseomonas fluvialis, one genomic interval encodes:
- a CDS encoding mandelate racemase/muconate lactonizing enzyme family protein: MKIVDIRAYPTSFPLPPGGPKLGIGQAVKRDAVMVKVTTEDGIVGWGESHHGRAHTAIAKLIETTLRQLVLGMDAFDTTGITARIYKYQLASHGMGAGCAMAMSGLDMALWDAKGKALNLPLYKLLGGASRAVPAYAGGVALGYQPPSELIDEAAPHMAAGYKAIKLRVGDTVRDDVARMEAVRDAFGHDLVILTDANIGYSIDQVRQVMPEMDRLNIGWLEEPFPAHDHHSYSQARGYGSTPLAAGENHFTRYEFTRVLEDGVITIWQPDLSKCGGITEALRIAAMASAFKIPIHPHSSMTGVNQAASIHFLAAIENGGYFEADISRANKFRDELGSTPWTIRADGTVLPNATPGIGVEVDEGFLAAHPAIEGPGYV, from the coding sequence ATGAAGATCGTGGACATCCGCGCCTACCCCACCTCCTTCCCGCTCCCTCCCGGTGGGCCGAAGCTCGGGATCGGCCAGGCGGTGAAGCGCGATGCCGTGATGGTGAAGGTCACCACGGAGGATGGCATCGTCGGCTGGGGCGAAAGCCATCATGGCCGCGCGCATACCGCCATCGCGAAGCTGATCGAGACTACCTTGCGGCAGCTCGTGCTCGGCATGGATGCCTTCGACACCACCGGCATCACGGCGCGCATCTACAAATACCAGCTGGCCTCGCACGGCATGGGCGCGGGCTGCGCGATGGCGATGTCGGGCCTCGACATGGCGCTGTGGGACGCCAAGGGGAAGGCACTGAACCTGCCGCTCTACAAGCTGCTCGGCGGCGCTTCGCGCGCCGTGCCGGCCTATGCCGGCGGCGTGGCACTGGGGTACCAGCCGCCCTCCGAACTGATCGACGAGGCCGCACCGCACATGGCCGCCGGCTACAAGGCGATAAAGCTGCGCGTGGGCGACACGGTGCGCGACGACGTCGCGCGCATGGAGGCGGTGCGCGACGCCTTCGGCCACGACCTGGTGATCCTGACCGACGCCAATATCGGCTATTCCATCGACCAGGTGCGCCAGGTGATGCCGGAGATGGACCGCCTCAACATCGGCTGGCTCGAGGAACCCTTCCCCGCGCACGACCACCATTCCTATTCCCAGGCGCGCGGCTACGGCTCCACACCGCTCGCCGCTGGCGAGAACCACTTCACCCGCTACGAATTCACGCGCGTGCTGGAAGACGGCGTCATCACCATCTGGCAGCCGGACCTGTCGAAGTGCGGCGGCATCACGGAAGCGCTGCGGATCGCGGCCATGGCCTCCGCCTTCAAGATCCCCATTCATCCGCATTCGTCGATGACCGGCGTGAACCAGGCGGCGTCGATCCACTTCCTCGCCGCGATCGAGAATGGCGGATACTTCGAGGCCGACATCTCCCGCGCCAACAAGTTCCGCGACGAACTGGGCAGCACGCCCTGGACCATCCGCGCCGACGGCACGGTGCTGCCCAACGCCACGCCGGGGATCGGCGTCGAGGTCGATGAGGGCTTCCTAGCCGCCCACCCGGCCATCGAGGGGCCAGGCTACGTCTAG
- the pstB gene encoding phosphate ABC transporter ATP-binding protein PstB, whose amino-acid sequence MSTTTDTGTAEAATQGFGGVQARSEAKLNATRIAIKGLDFFYGDNRALKSIDFNIPDRQVTGMIGPSGCGKSTLLRVLNRMYSLYPNQRATGEAMIDGMNIVAPDADLNALRAKIGMVFQKPTPFPMTIFDNIAFGIRLHEKLSKAQMDERVEWALTRAAIWNEVKDRLDSSALGLSGGQQQRLCIARTIAVRPEVILFDEPTSALDPISTLKIEELIDELKRDFTIVIVTHNMQQAARCADQVAFFYLGELIEVAPAAQMFTAPKHPKTQEYITGRFG is encoded by the coding sequence ATGTCGACCACCACAGACACCGGCACGGCCGAGGCCGCCACCCAGGGCTTCGGCGGCGTGCAGGCCCGCTCCGAGGCGAAGCTCAACGCGACGCGCATCGCCATCAAGGGGCTCGACTTCTTCTATGGCGACAACCGCGCCCTGAAGTCGATCGACTTCAACATCCCCGACCGCCAGGTCACCGGCATGATCGGCCCGTCGGGCTGCGGGAAGTCGACCCTGCTGCGCGTGCTGAACCGGATGTACAGCCTGTATCCGAACCAGCGCGCAACCGGCGAGGCGATGATCGACGGCATGAATATCGTCGCCCCCGATGCCGACCTGAACGCCCTGCGCGCCAAGATCGGCATGGTGTTCCAGAAGCCCACGCCCTTCCCCATGACCATCTTCGACAACATCGCCTTCGGCATTCGCCTGCACGAAAAGCTGTCCAAGGCGCAGATGGACGAACGGGTGGAATGGGCGCTGACGCGCGCAGCCATCTGGAACGAGGTGAAGGACCGGCTGGACAGTTCGGCCCTCGGCCTCTCGGGCGGGCAGCAGCAGCGCCTGTGCATCGCGCGCACCATCGCGGTGCGCCCCGAGGTCATCCTGTTCGACGAACCGACCAGCGCGCTCGACCCGATCAGCACGCTGAAGATCGAGGAACTGATCGACGAGCTGAAGCGCGACTTCACCATCGTGATCGTCACGCACAACATGCAGCAGGCGGCGCGCTGCGCCGACCAGGTGGCGTTCTTCTACCTCGGCGAACTGATCGAGGTGGCGCCGGCGGCGCAGATGTTCACCGCGCCCAAGCACCCGAAGACCCAGGAATACATCACCGGCCGCTTCGGCTGA
- a CDS encoding DUF1194 domain-containing protein, producing the protein MERPPIRRRAMLGAGAALAPGILAAQAAPVLDLLLVLAMDASGSIDADEFRLQREGLAEGVTHPAVLAAIASNPNGAIGVAMVEWGSPGGAATVVDWVAVRDGASARALAEAIMAAPRSRQSYNAIGDAIAHSTALIAAAPFRSDDLVIDVAGDGPDMRSFTPATEARDAAVARGITVNGLAIEVAPVTRFGEPLRRTYERDVIGGPGAFVIAAETRMDFARAMRAKLIREIA; encoded by the coding sequence ATGGAACGACCCCCCATCCGTCGCCGTGCCATGCTGGGCGCGGGTGCTGCGCTGGCGCCGGGCATTCTGGCCGCGCAGGCCGCGCCCGTGCTGGACCTGCTGCTGGTGCTGGCGATGGACGCCTCGGGCTCCATCGACGCCGATGAATTCCGCCTGCAGCGCGAGGGGCTGGCCGAGGGGGTGACGCATCCGGCGGTGCTCGCAGCCATCGCGTCGAACCCGAACGGGGCGATCGGCGTGGCGATGGTGGAGTGGGGCAGCCCTGGCGGGGCGGCCACGGTGGTGGACTGGGTGGCGGTGCGCGATGGGGCCTCGGCGCGCGCGCTGGCCGAGGCGATCATGGCCGCGCCGCGGTCGCGCCAATCCTACAACGCGATCGGCGATGCCATCGCGCACAGCACCGCATTGATCGCCGCGGCACCCTTCCGCAGCGACGACCTGGTCATCGACGTGGCGGGCGACGGGCCGGACATGCGGTCCTTCACGCCCGCGACCGAGGCGCGCGACGCGGCGGTGGCGCGCGGCATCACGGTGAACGGGCTGGCCATCGAGGTCGCGCCGGTCACGCGCTTCGGCGAGCCGCTGCGCCGGACCTACGAACGCGACGTGATCGGCGGGCCCGGCGCCTTCGTCATCGCCGCCGAGACACGCATGGATTTCGCCCGCGCGATGCGCGCCAAGCTGATCCGGGAGATCGCATGA
- a CDS encoding histidine phosphatase family protein — MRIARRSLPALVLAAPALATTRGWVTTLRAGGFVLYMRHAITDRSQVDTGRLGDRAGQRNLSAAGVAQARALAEAMARLAIPLRPIRSSPVFRAVDTAQAMARGGPVDVTMELVADDYTTDVPGAIASARRAMGTSPPAGSNALLVGHIHVFGPAIFGRMLAQAEFPEGAFGMVAPEAGTPRFVQVIMPDAVMAAAA, encoded by the coding sequence ATGAGGATTGCACGACGTTCGCTGCCCGCGCTGGTGCTGGCCGCGCCGGCGCTGGCCACTACACGGGGCTGGGTCACCACGCTGCGCGCCGGCGGCTTCGTGCTCTACATGCGCCACGCCATCACCGACCGCAGCCAGGTGGATACCGGGCGGCTGGGGGATCGCGCGGGGCAGCGCAACCTCTCGGCGGCGGGCGTGGCGCAGGCGCGCGCCCTGGCGGAGGCCATGGCGCGGCTTGCGATTCCGCTGCGGCCGATCCGCTCGTCCCCCGTGTTCCGCGCGGTGGACACGGCGCAGGCCATGGCGCGCGGCGGGCCGGTGGACGTGACGATGGAACTGGTGGCGGACGACTACACGACCGACGTGCCCGGGGCGATCGCCTCGGCCCGGCGCGCGATGGGCACGTCGCCGCCGGCGGGGTCGAACGCGCTGCTGGTGGGGCATATCCACGTGTTCGGCCCGGCGATCTTCGGGCGGATGCTGGCGCAGGCGGAATTTCCCGAAGGCGCCTTCGGCATGGTCGCGCCCGAAGCGGGCACGCCGCGCTTCGTGCAGGTGATCATGCCCGATGCGGTGATGGCGGCCGCGGCCTAG
- a CDS encoding gamma-glutamyltransferase family protein yields MFATRPTLSGPRHAVSAGHYLASTAAMAVLEAGGNAIDAGCAAGMALGVLLPDLVNVAGVAPIMIRLADGTVETIAGLGHWPRALPPDVFMREHGGKIPNGVRRTVVPAAPDAWITALERHGTMGFGDVAQYAIRYAGEGYAVYPLLAETVAAHRDEYARWPSNAAIFLPGGKPPVVGTRFVQSDLARTLTFMVDAEKAAAKGGRLAGLAAAHAAFYRGDIAREMVRFIQAEGGFLSMEDLAGFRSRLEPAVARRWRGHTLLTCGPWCQGPALAQALLLMERAGFDDMAHNSVDYLHLLTECVKAAMADREYHFGDPLFTQVPIDALLSTPHLDARLRQIDPQRAHPSMYEPLLGMGTPADGPVRADLPKVEADTSYVAVVDRWGNAFSATPSDGSWNSPVVPGLGIIPSNRGSQSRPDPAHPSGVAPGKRPRLTPNPAMLVTEDGGVMPFGTPGGDVQIQAMLQVMLNIFHFGMELQEAIEAPRIASYAFPSSFAPFDYFPGRVAAESRIPQAVRDGLTARGHEVKDWPEVTWLAGCVEAVLSDPKAGLVRAGADPRRPAYAIAG; encoded by the coding sequence ATGTTCGCCACCCGCCCCACGCTCTCCGGCCCGCGCCATGCGGTCTCGGCCGGCCATTACCTTGCCTCGACCGCCGCCATGGCGGTGCTGGAGGCCGGCGGCAACGCGATTGACGCGGGCTGCGCGGCGGGCATGGCGCTCGGCGTGCTGCTGCCGGACCTGGTGAACGTCGCGGGTGTGGCGCCGATCATGATCCGGCTGGCCGACGGCACGGTCGAGACCATTGCCGGGCTTGGCCACTGGCCGCGCGCGCTGCCGCCCGACGTGTTCATGCGCGAACATGGCGGGAAGATCCCGAATGGGGTGCGCCGCACCGTGGTGCCGGCCGCGCCCGACGCCTGGATCACCGCGCTCGAGCGGCACGGCACCATGGGGTTCGGCGACGTGGCACAATACGCCATCCGCTATGCGGGGGAGGGCTACGCAGTCTATCCGCTGCTCGCCGAGACGGTGGCGGCGCACCGCGACGAATACGCGCGCTGGCCCTCCAACGCCGCCATCTTCCTGCCCGGCGGCAAGCCGCCGGTGGTGGGTACGCGCTTCGTGCAGTCGGACCTGGCACGCACGCTGACCTTCATGGTCGATGCCGAGAAGGCGGCGGCGAAGGGTGGTCGCCTGGCGGGCCTGGCGGCCGCGCATGCCGCCTTTTACCGCGGCGACATCGCGCGCGAGATGGTTCGCTTCATCCAGGCCGAGGGCGGCTTCCTGTCCATGGAGGACCTGGCGGGGTTCCGGTCCCGCCTGGAACCCGCCGTGGCGCGGCGCTGGCGCGGGCATACGCTGCTGACCTGCGGACCTTGGTGCCAGGGGCCGGCCCTGGCGCAGGCGCTGTTGCTGATGGAGCGCGCCGGCTTCGACGACATGGCGCATAATTCGGTCGACTACCTGCACCTGCTGACCGAATGCGTGAAGGCAGCGATGGCCGACCGCGAATACCACTTCGGCGATCCGCTGTTCACGCAGGTGCCGATCGATGCGCTGCTGAGCACGCCGCACCTCGATGCCCGGCTGCGCCAGATCGACCCGCAGCGCGCGCATCCGTCGATGTACGAACCGCTGCTCGGCATGGGCACGCCGGCCGACGGCCCGGTGCGCGCGGACCTGCCGAAGGTCGAGGCGGACACGTCCTATGTCGCGGTGGTGGACCGCTGGGGCAATGCGTTCAGCGCGACGCCGTCCGATGGGTCGTGGAATTCGCCGGTGGTGCCGGGGCTCGGCATCATCCCGTCCAACCGCGGCAGCCAGTCGCGGCCGGACCCGGCGCACCCATCCGGCGTTGCGCCGGGCAAGCGGCCGCGCCTGACGCCCAACCCCGCCATGCTGGTCACGGAAGATGGCGGCGTGATGCCCTTCGGCACGCCGGGCGGCGACGTGCAGATCCAGGCCATGCTTCAGGTGATGCTTAACATCTTCCACTTCGGCATGGAGTTGCAGGAAGCGATCGAGGCGCCGCGCATCGCGTCCTATGCCTTCCCGTCCTCCTTCGCGCCCTTCGATTATTTCCCCGGGCGCGTCGCCGCCGAATCGCGCATCCCGCAGGCGGTGCGGGATGGGCTGACCGCGCGCGGCCACGAGGTGAAGGACTGGCCGGAGGTGACCTGGCTGGCCGGCTGCGTCGAGGCGGTGCTGTCCGACCCCAAGGCCGGGCTGGTGCGCGCCGGCGCCGATCCGCGACGCCCGGCCTACGCCATCGCGGGGTGA
- the pstS gene encoding phosphate ABC transporter substrate-binding protein PstS, giving the protein MNRRTLLLGAGAAMTLPAIGAQAQAAQITGAGASFPNPVYQKWAEAARSAINVQVNYQSVGSGAGINQIRNRTVDFGATDAPLNATQLTEGSLLQFPTVMGSLVAIVNIPGVENDQLKLTGPILADIYLGKITRWNDPRIVAINAGLTLPNLAIAPAYRADGSGTTFVWVSYLSDVSEEFKTRVGVGTSVRFPAGTGARGNEGVAGTVRQVRGAIGYVENAYAITNRLVTTQIQNRDGNFVKPEHETFMAAAGAADWNVPGFAANVVNTAGPQSWPIVAPTFILLPTNPADAARSANVRRFFDWAFKDGDRLAQELEYIPLPQSAKDAVRAAWNRQFGA; this is encoded by the coding sequence GTGAACAGGCGGACCCTTCTACTCGGTGCCGGTGCGGCCATGACCCTGCCCGCCATCGGCGCGCAGGCCCAGGCAGCCCAGATCACCGGCGCCGGCGCGTCCTTCCCCAACCCCGTCTACCAGAAGTGGGCCGAGGCAGCGCGCAGCGCCATCAATGTCCAGGTCAACTACCAGTCGGTCGGCTCGGGCGCGGGCATCAACCAGATCCGCAACCGGACGGTGGATTTCGGCGCGACGGACGCGCCGCTGAACGCGACGCAGCTCACGGAAGGCAGCCTGCTGCAGTTCCCGACCGTGATGGGCTCGCTGGTCGCCATCGTGAACATCCCGGGCGTCGAGAACGACCAGCTGAAGCTGACCGGCCCGATCCTGGCCGACATCTACCTGGGCAAGATCACCCGCTGGAACGACCCGCGAATCGTCGCGATCAATGCCGGCCTGACGCTGCCGAACCTGGCGATCGCCCCGGCCTATCGCGCCGACGGATCGGGCACGACCTTCGTGTGGGTGTCCTACCTCTCGGACGTCAGCGAGGAATTCAAGACCCGCGTGGGTGTCGGCACCTCGGTCCGCTTCCCCGCGGGCACCGGCGCGCGCGGCAATGAAGGCGTGGCCGGCACGGTGCGCCAGGTGCGCGGCGCCATCGGCTATGTCGAGAACGCCTACGCCATCACGAACCGCCTGGTGACGACGCAGATCCAGAACCGCGACGGCAACTTCGTGAAGCCGGAGCACGAGACCTTCATGGCGGCCGCCGGCGCCGCCGACTGGAACGTGCCGGGCTTCGCCGCGAACGTGGTCAACACGGCCGGCCCGCAGTCCTGGCCGATCGTGGCGCCGACCTTCATCCTGCTGCCCACCAACCCGGCCGACGCGGCGCGCAGCGCGAATGTGCGCCGCTTCTTCGACTGGGCCTTCAAGGATGGCGACCGCCTGGCGCAGGAACTCGAATACATCCCGCTGCCGCAGTCGGCCAAGGACGCGGTGCGCGCCGCCTGGAACCGCCAGTTCGGCGCCTGA
- a CDS encoding tetratricopeptide repeat protein, protein MSDAAALALARDATARQQAGDPGTAAALWRRAIGAGLDEPEAWNNLGVARRDAQDDTGAEDAFRTALARRPAYGRAARNLAALLAARGDPVGAARVLEAALAAGDAALRIDAARAWLDAARPDLAVPLFAAAQAAAPDDPLVRSALGEALLGLGRPHDAVPHLAEVARVLAGRADAKVNHGLALLQSGRAAEAVAVQRAAITQDPACRPAWHNLLLALNYLPGVSAAEVAADHRAYGEAFPPLPPRPFANPRDPRKRLRIGILSGDLRAHPVGFFLEAAIAAHDRRDFELLAYANQAGGDATTARLRGLFDGWHRVQHLPDAAVAARMRADGVDILVELSGHTHGTRLSVLDHRAAPVQASWIGYANTTGSRAVDWIIADAVTVPPDEEALYAERVLRLPGCYLCITPPGFALPRTPTPMVARGHATFGCFNAPMKLNDGVLGAWARILAAVPDARLLLKARALEDAGTAGAIRARFAAAGGDLARLDIEGHSARPAYFTRYADVDVMLDPFPFPGGTTTAEAILAGVPTLTLRGRGGMMSRNGETLLTAAGLADWIAPDVEAYVAQAVRRVNDPRALAAARAGIDAGALSDGAGMARRLEAAWRAMWHDWCARD, encoded by the coding sequence GTGAGCGACGCGGCGGCGCTTGCCCTGGCGCGTGACGCCACGGCGCGCCAGCAGGCCGGCGACCCGGGCACGGCCGCGGCGCTGTGGCGGCGCGCGATCGGCGCCGGGCTCGACGAACCGGAGGCGTGGAACAACCTCGGCGTCGCGCGCCGCGATGCGCAGGATGACACGGGTGCGGAAGACGCCTTCCGCACCGCGCTGGCGCGCCGGCCGGCCTATGGGCGGGCGGCGCGCAATCTTGCGGCGCTGCTGGCGGCGCGGGGGGACCCGGTGGGCGCCGCGCGCGTGCTCGAAGCCGCTCTTGCCGCGGGCGATGCGGCGCTGCGCATCGACGCCGCGCGCGCCTGGCTGGATGCCGCCCGCCCCGACCTCGCCGTGCCGTTGTTTGCCGCGGCGCAGGCCGCCGCACCGGATGACCCGCTGGTGCGCAGCGCGCTGGGCGAGGCGCTGCTCGGCCTCGGCCGCCCGCATGATGCCGTGCCGCATCTGGCTGAGGTGGCGCGCGTGCTCGCCGGGCGCGCCGATGCGAAGGTCAATCACGGCCTGGCGCTGCTGCAATCCGGCCGCGCGGCGGAGGCGGTGGCGGTGCAGCGCGCCGCCATCACGCAGGACCCCGCCTGCCGCCCGGCCTGGCACAACCTGCTGCTGGCGCTGAACTACCTGCCGGGCGTGAGCGCGGCCGAGGTCGCGGCCGACCATCGCGCCTATGGCGAGGCCTTCCCGCCGCTGCCGCCGCGCCCCTTCGCGAACCCGCGCGACCCCAGGAAGCGGCTGCGCATCGGCATCCTGTCGGGCGACCTACGGGCGCATCCGGTCGGCTTCTTCCTGGAAGCGGCGATCGCCGCGCATGACCGGCGCGATTTCGAATTGCTGGCCTATGCCAACCAGGCTGGCGGGGATGCGACGACCGCGCGCCTGCGCGGCCTGTTCGACGGCTGGCACCGCGTGCAGCACCTGCCGGATGCGGCGGTGGCGGCGCGCATGCGCGCCGATGGCGTCGACATCCTGGTCGAACTCTCGGGCCATACGCACGGCACGCGCCTGAGCGTGCTGGACCATCGCGCCGCCCCGGTGCAGGCAAGCTGGATCGGCTACGCCAACACCACCGGGTCGCGCGCGGTCGACTGGATCATCGCCGATGCCGTGACGGTGCCGCCGGACGAGGAAGCGCTGTATGCCGAGCGCGTGCTGCGCCTGCCCGGCTGCTATCTGTGCATCACGCCGCCGGGCTTCGCCCTGCCGCGCACACCGACACCGATGGTCGCGCGCGGGCACGCCACCTTCGGCTGCTTCAACGCGCCGATGAAATTGAACGATGGCGTCCTGGGCGCCTGGGCGCGCATCCTGGCGGCGGTGCCGGATGCGCGGCTGCTGCTGAAGGCGCGCGCGCTGGAGGATGCCGGCACGGCGGGCGCGATCCGCGCACGCTTCGCCGCGGCGGGCGGCGACCTGGCGCGGCTGGATATCGAGGGCCACAGCGCGCGCCCGGCCTATTTCACGCGCTATGCCGATGTGGATGTGATGCTCGACCCGTTTCCCTTCCCCGGCGGCACCACGACGGCGGAGGCGATCCTGGCGGGCGTGCCGACGCTCACGCTGCGCGGCCGTGGCGGGATGATGAGCCGGAACGGGGAGACGCTGCTGACCGCCGCCGGCCTGGCCGACTGGATCGCGCCGGACGTCGAGGCGTATGTGGCGCAGGCGGTGCGCCGCGTGAACGACCCGCGGGCGCTGGCGGCGGCGCGCGCGGGCATCGATGCCGGCGCGTTGAGCGATGGTGCGGGCATGGCGCGGCGGCTGGAGGCTGCCTGGCGGGCCATGTGGCACGATTGGTGCGCGCGCGACTGA
- the pstC gene encoding phosphate ABC transporter permease subunit PstC, with product MSQAATASPPAPARTARGAGNLGDIIFEWACRGAGIFVLLLLGAIIVELFIAGLPAFRAFGIGFIWSTEWDPVQEVFGAGVSIYGTVVTAVLAILLAVPVAFGIAFYLTELAPVWLRRPVGTAVELLAAVPSIIYGMWGFFVIVPAFATYIQPTLIDTLGELPLVGFLFQGAPFGTGIFTASFILAIMILPFIAATMRDVFEQVPPVYKESAYGLGATTWEVMRGVVIPYTRVSVVGGIMLGLGRALGETMAVTFVIGNANRITGSLFGPGNTIASLVALEFGESETGSLKLASLLALGFILFVLSFIVLATSRYLLRSRLKA from the coding sequence GTGAGCCAGGCCGCGACAGCCTCCCCCCCGGCCCCCGCGCGCACGGCGCGCGGCGCCGGCAACCTCGGCGACATCATCTTCGAATGGGCGTGCAGGGGCGCGGGCATCTTCGTCCTGCTGCTGCTCGGCGCCATCATCGTCGAATTGTTCATCGCCGGCCTGCCGGCCTTCCGCGCCTTCGGCATCGGCTTCATCTGGTCGACCGAATGGGACCCGGTGCAGGAGGTGTTTGGCGCCGGCGTGTCGATCTACGGCACCGTCGTGACTGCCGTGCTGGCCATCCTGCTGGCGGTTCCGGTCGCCTTCGGGATCGCCTTCTACCTGACCGAACTGGCGCCCGTCTGGCTGCGCCGCCCGGTCGGAACCGCGGTCGAACTGCTCGCCGCCGTGCCGTCGATCATCTACGGCATGTGGGGCTTCTTCGTCATCGTCCCCGCCTTCGCGACCTACATCCAGCCCACGCTGATCGACACGCTGGGCGAATTGCCGCTGGTGGGCTTCCTGTTCCAGGGCGCGCCCTTCGGCACCGGCATCTTCACCGCGTCCTTCATCCTCGCGATCATGATCCTGCCCTTCATCGCGGCGACCATGCGCGACGTGTTCGAGCAGGTGCCGCCGGTCTACAAGGAAAGCGCCTACGGCCTCGGGGCCACCACCTGGGAAGTGATGCGCGGCGTGGTCATTCCCTACACGCGCGTCTCGGTGGTCGGCGGCATAATGCTGGGCCTGGGGCGCGCGCTCGGCGAGACGATGGCGGTCACCTTCGTGATCGGCAACGCCAACCGCATCACCGGGTCCCTGTTCGGGCCGGGCAACACCATCGCCTCGCTGGTCGCGCTCGAATTCGGCGAGAGCGAGACGGGCAGCCTGAAGCTCGCCTCGCTGCTCGCACTGGGCTTCATCCTGTTCGTGCTGAGCTTCATCGTGCTCGCCACCTCGCGCTACCTGCTGCGCTCGCGACTGAAGGCCTGA
- the pstA gene encoding phosphate ABC transporter permease PstA, producing MSMTLSAGTVPGPRKDPEVALALGRRRKRADLVIRILCVLATAIGLIFLASILTTLFYRGFEAMNLRVFTHVMAPPGSEGGLLNAIVGSLIQAALGTAIGTPIGMLVGTYLAEYARESKLGNIVRFVSDILLSAPSILIGLFVYQILVLPFGGFSGWAGVAALAIIVIPVVVRTTEDMLTLIPNTLREAVIGLGSPKWKMIVFVCWKSAMSGIITGILLAVARVAGETAPLLFTSLGNNAWSTDLTKPMSSLPLAIYAFAGSPFEDWIALAWAGALLITLSVLLLNILARTVLRGRK from the coding sequence ATGAGCATGACGCTCTCCGCCGGCACGGTCCCCGGCCCGCGCAAGGACCCCGAGGTCGCACTCGCTCTCGGCCGCCGTCGCAAGCGCGCCGACCTGGTCATCCGCATCCTGTGCGTGCTGGCGACCGCGATCGGGCTGATCTTCCTCGCCTCGATCCTGACCACGCTGTTCTATCGCGGGTTCGAGGCGATGAACCTGCGTGTCTTCACCCATGTTATGGCGCCGCCGGGGTCCGAAGGCGGGCTGCTCAACGCCATCGTAGGCAGCCTGATCCAGGCCGCGCTCGGCACCGCGATCGGCACGCCGATCGGCATGCTGGTCGGCACCTACCTGGCGGAATACGCCCGCGAGTCGAAGCTCGGCAACATCGTGCGCTTCGTCTCGGACATCCTGCTCTCGGCGCCGTCGATCCTGATCGGGCTGTTCGTCTACCAGATCCTGGTGCTGCCCTTCGGCGGCTTCTCGGGCTGGGCGGGTGTCGCCGCACTCGCGATCATCGTCATCCCGGTCGTGGTCCGCACCACCGAGGACATGCTGACGCTGATCCCGAACACCCTGCGCGAGGCTGTGATCGGCCTCGGTTCGCCCAAGTGGAAGATGATCGTCTTCGTCTGCTGGAAGTCGGCCATGTCGGGCATCATCACCGGCATCCTGCTGGCGGTGGCGCGCGTCGCCGGGGAAACAGCGCCGCTGCTGTTCACCTCGCTGGGCAACAACGCCTGGTCGACCGACCTGACCAAGCCGATGTCCAGCCTGCCACTGGCGATCTACGCCTTCGCAGGCTCCCCCTTCGAGGACTGGATCGCGCTCGCCTGGGCCGGCGCCTTGCTGATCACGCTGAGCGTGCTGCTTCTCAACATCCTGGCGCGCACCGTGCTGCGCGGCCGCAAGTGA
- a CDS encoding enoyl-CoA hydratase-related protein, with protein MSDPVLLAIDARGIATATLNRPDKGNAYDEDLLAALIAGLDRLHDDDAVRALVIRGAGRHFQAGADLDWLARAATYTPEQAYAASMATTTAMQKLNEFPKPTFALVHGACFGGGCGVVCCVDVAIATPAAIFGLTEVRVGVAPTPISTHMVHAMGLRHTRRYALTGERFGAEEALRIGLVHEVVAADAADARLAEIIDQTMLSAPSAIAMTKGSFLGANGLKLSAREMSLLAHESWMQRASAEGREGLAAFREKRRPGWYR; from the coding sequence ATGTCCGACCCCGTCCTGCTGGCCATCGATGCCCGCGGCATCGCCACCGCCACGCTCAACCGCCCGGACAAGGGCAATGCCTATGACGAGGACCTGCTCGCCGCGCTGATCGCGGGGCTCGACCGCCTGCATGATGACGACGCGGTGCGTGCGCTGGTCATCCGTGGCGCCGGCCGGCACTTCCAGGCGGGGGCCGATCTCGATTGGCTGGCGCGGGCGGCGACCTACACGCCGGAACAGGCCTATGCGGCATCGATGGCGACCACCACGGCCATGCAGAAGCTCAACGAATTCCCCAAGCCGACCTTCGCCCTCGTGCATGGCGCCTGCTTCGGGGGCGGCTGCGGCGTGGTGTGCTGCGTCGATGTCGCGATCGCCACGCCGGCCGCCATCTTCGGCCTGACCGAAGTGCGCGTCGGCGTCGCCCCCACGCCCATCAGCACGCACATGGTCCACGCCATGGGCCTGCGCCACACGCGCCGCTACGCCCTGACCGGCGAACGATTCGGTGCGGAGGAAGCGCTGCGCATCGGCCTCGTGCACGAGGTGGTGGCGGCGGATGCCGCGGATGCGCGCCTCGCCGAGATCATCGACCAGACAATGCTGTCCGCGCCATCCGCCATCGCCATGACGAAGGGGTCCTTCCTTGGCGCCAATGGGCTGAAACTCTCGGCACGGGAGATGTCGCTGCTGGCGCATGAATCCTGGATGCAGCGCGCGTCGGCCGAGGGGCGCGAGGGCCTGGCGGCTTTCCGGGAAAAGCGCCGGCCGGGCTGGTACCGGTAG